A single region of the Sorex araneus isolate mSorAra2 chromosome 7, mSorAra2.pri, whole genome shotgun sequence genome encodes:
- the EGR3 gene encoding early growth response protein 3 isoform X3, whose amino-acid sequence MDIGLTNEKPNPELSYSGSFQPAPGNKTVTYLGKFAFDSPSNWCQDNIISLMSAGILGVPPASGALSTQTSTASMVQPPQGDVEAMYPALPPYSNCSDLYSEPVSFHDPQSNPGLAYSPQDYQSAKPALDSNLFPMIPDYNLYHHPNDMGSIPEHKPFQGMDPIRVNPPPITPLETIKAFKDKQIHPGFGSLPQPPLTLKPIRPRKYPNRPSKTPLHERPHACPAEGCDRRFSRSDELTRHLRIHTGHKPFQCRICMRSFSRSDHLTTHIRTHTGEKPFACEFCGRKFARSDERKRHAKIHLKQKEKKAEKGGAPSASSAPPVSLAPVVTTCA is encoded by the coding sequence ATGGACATCGGTCTGACCAACGAGAAGCCCAACCCGGAACTCTCTTACTCCGGCTCCTTCCAGCCAGCCCCGGGCAACAAGACCGTGACCTACTTGGGAAAGTTTGCCTTCGACTCCCCTTCCAACTGGTGCCAGGACAACATTATTAGCCTCATGAGCGCCGGCATCTTGGGGGTGCCCCCGGCCTCAGGGGCACTCAGCACGCAGACCTCCACGGCCAGCATGGTGCAGCCGCCACAGGGCGATGTGGAGGCCATGTACCCAGCGCTGCCCCCCTACTCTAACTGCAGTGATCTCTACTCGGAGCCAGTGTCTTTCCACGACCCGCAGAGCAACCCCGGGCTCGCCTACTCCCCGCAGGATTACCAATCGGCCAAGCCGGCCTTGGACAGCAACCTTTTCCCCATGATTCCTGACTACAACCTTTACCACCACCCCAACGACATGGGCTCCATTCCGGAGCACAAGCCCTTCCAGGGAATGGACCCCATCCGGGTCAACCCGCCCCCTATTACACCCTTGGAGACCATCAAGGCCTTCAAAGACAAGCAGATCCACCCGGGCTTCGGAAGCCTGCCCCAGCCACCGCTCACGCTCAAGCCCATCCGACCCCGCAAATACCCCAACCGGCCCAGCAAGACCCCGCTCCACGAGCGGCCCCACGCGTGCCCGGCGGAGGGCTGCGACCGCCGTTTCAGCCGCTCGGACGAGCTGACCCGGCACCTGCGCATCCACACCGGCCACAAGCCCTTCCAATGCCGGATCTGCATGCGGAGCTTCAGCCGCAGCGACCACCTAACCACCCACATCCGCACGCACACCGGCGAGAAGCCTTTTGCCTGTGAGTTCTGCGGGCGCAAGTTTGCGCGCAGCGACGAGCGCAAGCGCCACGCCAAGATTCACCTCAAGCAAAAGGAGAAGAAGGCGGAGAAGGGGGGCGCGCCCTCTGCGTCCTCGGCGCCCCCGGTGTCCCTGGCCCCCGTGGTCACCACCTGCGCCTGA
- the EGR3 gene encoding early growth response protein 3 isoform X1 yields MTGKLAEKLPVTMSSLLNQLPDNLYPEEIPSALNLFSGSGDSVAHYNQMATENVMDIGLTNEKPNPELSYSGSFQPAPGNKTVTYLGKFAFDSPSNWCQDNIISLMSAGILGVPPASGALSTQTSTASMVQPPQGDVEAMYPALPPYSNCSDLYSEPVSFHDPQSNPGLAYSPQDYQSAKPALDSNLFPMIPDYNLYHHPNDMGSIPEHKPFQGMDPIRVNPPPITPLETIKAFKDKQIHPGFGSLPQPPLTLKPIRPRKYPNRPSKTPLHERPHACPAEGCDRRFSRSDELTRHLRIHTGHKPFQCRICMRSFSRSDHLTTHIRTHTGEKPFACEFCGRKFARSDERKRHAKIHLKQKEKKAEKGGAPSASSAPPVSLAPVVTTCA; encoded by the exons ATGACCGGCAAACTCGCCGAGAAGCTGCCAGTGACCATGAGCAGTTTGCTAAACCAACTGCCTGACAATCTGTACCCCGAGGAGATCCCCAGCGCGCTCAACCTCTTCTCTGGCAGCGGCGACTCGGTAGCTCATTACAATCAGATGGCTACAG AGAATGTGATGGACATCGGTCTGACCAACGAGAAGCCCAACCCGGAACTCTCTTACTCCGGCTCCTTCCAGCCAGCCCCGGGCAACAAGACCGTGACCTACTTGGGAAAGTTTGCCTTCGACTCCCCTTCCAACTGGTGCCAGGACAACATTATTAGCCTCATGAGCGCCGGCATCTTGGGGGTGCCCCCGGCCTCAGGGGCACTCAGCACGCAGACCTCCACGGCCAGCATGGTGCAGCCGCCACAGGGCGATGTGGAGGCCATGTACCCAGCGCTGCCCCCCTACTCTAACTGCAGTGATCTCTACTCGGAGCCAGTGTCTTTCCACGACCCGCAGAGCAACCCCGGGCTCGCCTACTCCCCGCAGGATTACCAATCGGCCAAGCCGGCCTTGGACAGCAACCTTTTCCCCATGATTCCTGACTACAACCTTTACCACCACCCCAACGACATGGGCTCCATTCCGGAGCACAAGCCCTTCCAGGGAATGGACCCCATCCGGGTCAACCCGCCCCCTATTACACCCTTGGAGACCATCAAGGCCTTCAAAGACAAGCAGATCCACCCGGGCTTCGGAAGCCTGCCCCAGCCACCGCTCACGCTCAAGCCCATCCGACCCCGCAAATACCCCAACCGGCCCAGCAAGACCCCGCTCCACGAGCGGCCCCACGCGTGCCCGGCGGAGGGCTGCGACCGCCGTTTCAGCCGCTCGGACGAGCTGACCCGGCACCTGCGCATCCACACCGGCCACAAGCCCTTCCAATGCCGGATCTGCATGCGGAGCTTCAGCCGCAGCGACCACCTAACCACCCACATCCGCACGCACACCGGCGAGAAGCCTTTTGCCTGTGAGTTCTGCGGGCGCAAGTTTGCGCGCAGCGACGAGCGCAAGCGCCACGCCAAGATTCACCTCAAGCAAAAGGAGAAGAAGGCGGAGAAGGGGGGCGCGCCCTCTGCGTCCTCGGCGCCCCCGGTGTCCCTGGCCCCCGTGGTCACCACCTGCGCCTGA
- the EGR3 gene encoding early growth response protein 3 isoform X2 gives MEPCAAWSPRGGRENVMDIGLTNEKPNPELSYSGSFQPAPGNKTVTYLGKFAFDSPSNWCQDNIISLMSAGILGVPPASGALSTQTSTASMVQPPQGDVEAMYPALPPYSNCSDLYSEPVSFHDPQSNPGLAYSPQDYQSAKPALDSNLFPMIPDYNLYHHPNDMGSIPEHKPFQGMDPIRVNPPPITPLETIKAFKDKQIHPGFGSLPQPPLTLKPIRPRKYPNRPSKTPLHERPHACPAEGCDRRFSRSDELTRHLRIHTGHKPFQCRICMRSFSRSDHLTTHIRTHTGEKPFACEFCGRKFARSDERKRHAKIHLKQKEKKAEKGGAPSASSAPPVSLAPVVTTCA, from the exons ATGGAGCCATGTGCAGCGTGGAGTCCCCGCGGTGGGAGAG AGAATGTGATGGACATCGGTCTGACCAACGAGAAGCCCAACCCGGAACTCTCTTACTCCGGCTCCTTCCAGCCAGCCCCGGGCAACAAGACCGTGACCTACTTGGGAAAGTTTGCCTTCGACTCCCCTTCCAACTGGTGCCAGGACAACATTATTAGCCTCATGAGCGCCGGCATCTTGGGGGTGCCCCCGGCCTCAGGGGCACTCAGCACGCAGACCTCCACGGCCAGCATGGTGCAGCCGCCACAGGGCGATGTGGAGGCCATGTACCCAGCGCTGCCCCCCTACTCTAACTGCAGTGATCTCTACTCGGAGCCAGTGTCTTTCCACGACCCGCAGAGCAACCCCGGGCTCGCCTACTCCCCGCAGGATTACCAATCGGCCAAGCCGGCCTTGGACAGCAACCTTTTCCCCATGATTCCTGACTACAACCTTTACCACCACCCCAACGACATGGGCTCCATTCCGGAGCACAAGCCCTTCCAGGGAATGGACCCCATCCGGGTCAACCCGCCCCCTATTACACCCTTGGAGACCATCAAGGCCTTCAAAGACAAGCAGATCCACCCGGGCTTCGGAAGCCTGCCCCAGCCACCGCTCACGCTCAAGCCCATCCGACCCCGCAAATACCCCAACCGGCCCAGCAAGACCCCGCTCCACGAGCGGCCCCACGCGTGCCCGGCGGAGGGCTGCGACCGCCGTTTCAGCCGCTCGGACGAGCTGACCCGGCACCTGCGCATCCACACCGGCCACAAGCCCTTCCAATGCCGGATCTGCATGCGGAGCTTCAGCCGCAGCGACCACCTAACCACCCACATCCGCACGCACACCGGCGAGAAGCCTTTTGCCTGTGAGTTCTGCGGGCGCAAGTTTGCGCGCAGCGACGAGCGCAAGCGCCACGCCAAGATTCACCTCAAGCAAAAGGAGAAGAAGGCGGAGAAGGGGGGCGCGCCCTCTGCGTCCTCGGCGCCCCCGGTGTCCCTGGCCCCCGTGGTCACCACCTGCGCCTGA